GCGACCGCAGCTTGCCGATGTCGGCGCGCACGGTCCTCGTGCTCACATCGAGCCGGCCGGCGAGCTCGGCGCTCGTCCAGTCGCGCTTGAGCTGCAGCAACGACAGCAGTTCGAGCAGGCGGGCCGAGGTCTCCAACATGTTCTCCATTCTCCCGCAATCGCGGAAGCTAACCTGCCGCATTGCCTGGGATCGTCGGTGTCATGAACGAGAACAACGCACTCACACCGTTCCGCATCGACATCCCGCAGGCCGACATCGACGACCTGCGTAACCGGCTGGCGCACACGCGCTGGCCGATCCCCGTGCCGGGCCGAGACGATCGCACCGACTTCAGCCGCGGCATCCCGCTGGTGTACCTCAAGGAGCTCGCCGAGTACTGGCGCGACCGGTTCGACTGGCGCACGCAGGAGGAGAAGCTCAACGAGTACGAACAGTTCACGACGGTCGTCGACGGCCAGACGTTCCACGTCGTCCACGCGCGATCGACGAACCCGGAGGCCACCCCGCTGATCCTGAACCACGGCTGGCCGGGCTCGTTCGTCGAGTACCAGCGACTCGTCCCGCTGCTGACCGACGAGTTCCACGCGGTCATCCCGTCGCTGCCCGGCTTCGGGTTCTCCACCCCGCTGTCAGGGACCGGCTGGGAGCTGGCGCGGACGACGGAGGCCTACGCCGAGATCATGACGCGTCTCGGCTACGAGAGGTTCGCGGCCCACGGCACCGACATCGGTGCGGGCACCGCCGGCCGCCTCGCGGCGGTCTACCCGGAGCGCGTCATCGGCACGCATTTCGGCATCGACCCCCACCTGCTCGGGTTGGTCGGCGACAAGTTCCCCTACCCCGACGGTCTGTCCGATGACGAGATCGCCCAGATCGAGGCAGTGCGCACCGAGGATGCGGCCGACCGCGGGTATCTCGTGATGCAGAACCACCGTCCCGACACGATCGGCGCGGCGCTCACCGACTCGCCGGTCGGTCAGCTCGCGTGGATCGCCGAGAAGTTCAAGACCAGGACCAGCGGCGCCTACCGGACGCCGGACGAGTCGGTCGACCGCGACCAGCTCCTCACGAACATCAGCCTGTACTGGTTCACCCGCAGCGGCGCGTCGAGCGCGCAGTTCTACTACGAGTCCGAGCACTCCGGACTCGACTTGGTCATGGCCTCCGGCGTGCCGTCCGGATGGGCCGTGTTCGACACCCACCCGCTCGTGCGCCGCGCGATGGACCCGTGGAAGGCGATCGGCCACTGGAGCGAGTTCGCCGAGGGCGGTCACTTCCCCGCGATGGAGGAGACGGAGCTCCTCGCGGACGACATCCACACCTTCTTCCGCGGCCGTTCCTGACCCCGCGTCAGGGCCCTGGTCGACGACTCCATGACACGCGAGGAAATCACCGCGGCCTGCACCGCCCAGCCCACGCCGTACGGCCGAGAGGTCATCGTCGCCGCCCGGCAGACAGGCCGCCGGGTCGCCATCGTCTCGAACAACCCGACCGAGTCCGTCCACGCCTACCTGACCGCCCGCCGGCTGACCAGCTACGTACACCCGCTCGTCGGCCGGCCCGAGGCGGCGCCAGAGCGGATGAAGCCGGGCCCAGTGCTGGCACGCTGCGGGGCGGCAAGCCCGGCCCGGCCGTCTACGGCACCAGGGAGGTAAGCCGCCGACGGCCGCCGGGACACCACCCCAGCAACCAGAGGGACCAAGGACGACCATCGACGCCCGGACATTGAGCCAGCTCAGAGCCTTGATCGTGGCTCTGAGCTGGTGGGCGACGGACGAGTCGACCTGTACGCCGGATTTTGAACCTCATACATGCCTTGAGCAGGGGCTTTGGTCTCCGGATAGCCGCTCAGGGCGTCTGAACTCTCCGACTGGACGCTGGCGCCCCCTCGACGGGAGGGCAGGCCAGGACGGGTCGCCAGTCAGGCGCCGCACTCGCATCACAGCACTCTGATCACCGTTGGTGGCAGCCCCGACCAGCCTTTCAAGCTCGACGAACCGAACGTAGGCATCGCGCAACAGCTTCGCCTTGAAGGGTGGGTTGGGAAAGTCAGCGCTTGCTCCGAATGCTCCATCTGTGTACAGCTGCCACCAGCAGCTCTTACGAACACCCTCAGAGACGTAGGAGATCGCAGCCCGCCTGCAAGAGAATTCGGGCATGATGTCGTGGCATTGCCGGCAGAGGGGACCAAGTTCTCAGGTTCATTCGAGCCGCCGAGCGCCCGGTCATGCAGATGCGCTCTCGTCGATGGCGTCGAGAGCTTCCGTCCAGGTGGTCAACGGGTGACGGGGTGTCCGATCACCCACAGCCGCACCAAGCCCGACGTGATGCCACCCGCCAGCGACCGCACCAGCGACCACAGGACCGAACCCTTACCGGAACGGGTGGCCCCACCGGTCAACACATGGGTGGCGAGCAGGTGCAGCGGCCAGGTCCCCAGGTCCTCCCGCCGCGCCAACGGCAACGCCGTGAAGTCGGGGACGGCCGGGGTGTCGAACGGCGGCACCACCGGCCGCAGCGCGTCGGTGCGGACGAGGACCAGGTACACCAACGTGGGCCGGTCCCGGAACCGCAGCCGGCGCACCACCGCCACCAGGACGCCTCATCGCGCCACCGCCACACCGCCGACACCCGCACCAGCGGCACCACCAGGCCCGGCCAACCGTGCTCGACGTAGAGGACGACGGCAGCCACGACCAGGCCCACGGCGACCGGGTGACGCAGGCACCACCAGCAGAACCGGGCGGCCCAGCGCAGCACCAGGCCGAGCACCACCGCCCACATCGGCAGGTCGAAGGTGAAGCTACGCCAGATCTAGATGGCGTCGCCGCCATGGCCGCGAATTGGGAAGGCCGCGGCGCCATCAGCCCATCGGCAGTTTTGGTGGCGTTCTGCTGCGCCCGCCCTGGAGTTTGTACCGGGGCGGGCGCCGTCGTCAGTGGCTTCGCATCAGGCGGCTTTTTGCCTCTCGGAAGGCCGGGCTTCACGAATGCCGATCGGCAGGTCCGGGCGCAGCAGTATGGCGAGCCGGATCCGCTGCTCAGGTGTCAGTGGAGGCCAGTCGGCAACCAGACGGCGGGCGTATTCGCGCCCGGGAGACGCGAGGGACTCGGCAGTAGATACAAGACGCTTCTTAGGCGTCGTCATGGGCGGGGTCCTCCCTCGGGGTGGCGTCGAGGTAGATGCGGTGCCAGGTAGATGGGGGCCGGTCGGGGTAGTGCCGGCTGACCTGCTGGATATGCAGCACTTGGGCGATGGCGGGGAGTGCTGCGGCTGTTTCAGCGGGTGTGCCGTGCAGCCTGATTCGCATCGTGGGAGCCTTCCGGTCGTGGGCGGTTTTTCGGCGGTGGGTTCGCAGGGTGTTGCGGGAGGAACGCGTAGAACGGCCCGCTGAGAGCGACGTAGACGCAAGATCCCGGGTGGGTCGGGTAAAGGCGTCAATGTCTCTGTGTGGCTCTCAGCGGGCTGTTCTCTGCGGGTCGGTGGCGGTTGTTTGCGCTCGTTGTGGGAGGGGCTGAACCATCTCCGCATCTCCGCATCTCCGCAAACAGGGCTGTGAGCTGCGGAAACAGGTGCGGAGATTGACGGTCGGTGGTGGTGGCCATCTCCGCAAACTCTGGTGATCTCCGCATGATCGTGCGGAGATGCGGAGATGGGTTTGGTTCTATGGGTTGGATCTCCGCAGGGTGTTTGGGCTGGTGGGCCGGGTTTTGTGCGGAGATGCGGAGATGCGGAGATGGTTCAGCGGGTTCTATCTGTCGTCCTGCTTGACCCAGAACAGGCCCCGGTCGCCTCGTTCGGTTTTGCCGGCGCGCAGGACGTGATCGCCGCGCCACCGGCCTGCTTGTCCGGTGAGCATGCGGCCGAGTTGCAGTGCGTTGGGGAGGCGGCCGGCTTGGGTGGTGATGAACTGGCCGTTCCATGGGTCGTTGATGTCGCTGCCGAGGTGCAGGGGTTCGGCGTCGCGGCGTAGTTCGGCGGCGGTCATCTGCCGGTCGCCGTGGCGGTCGTGCCAGCAGGTGAGGAACGCGCGCCAGCGCGTTTCGTCTTCATCGATTTCCCGGACGTCGGCGGCGTTGGTGAGGAACCCGGCGATGTCGTGGTGGGCGAGGAACCCGCCGAGGTATTGCGCCCACGGGGTGAACTGCCGCATCGTCACCCCGGTCACGCGGGGTGCTCCTTGGCGGGTCCAGTCGAGTACGAGCACGAGCAGGTGCCACAGGACGGTGAGTTGGTTGGCGGGGGCGGTGATCCACTGGTCGAGGTGGGGGATGCCGAACCCGGATTGGTCGCGGAGTTCGGGGCGGGGCATGTCGGGGTCGAGGTGCACGCGCACGGTG
The sequence above is a segment of the Micromonospora sp. WMMA1363 genome. Coding sequences within it:
- a CDS encoding epoxide hydrolase family protein gives rise to the protein MNENNALTPFRIDIPQADIDDLRNRLAHTRWPIPVPGRDDRTDFSRGIPLVYLKELAEYWRDRFDWRTQEEKLNEYEQFTTVVDGQTFHVVHARSTNPEATPLILNHGWPGSFVEYQRLVPLLTDEFHAVIPSLPGFGFSTPLSGTGWELARTTEAYAEIMTRLGYERFAAHGTDIGAGTAGRLAAVYPERVIGTHFGIDPHLLGLVGDKFPYPDGLSDDEIAQIEAVRTEDAADRGYLVMQNHRPDTIGAALTDSPVGQLAWIAEKFKTRTSGAYRTPDESVDRDQLLTNISLYWFTRSGASSAQFYYESEHSGLDLVMASGVPSGWAVFDTHPLVRRAMDPWKAIGHWSEFAEGGHFPAMEETELLADDIHTFFRGRS
- a CDS encoding HAD family hydrolase, producing MTREEITAACTAQPTPYGREVIVAARQTGRRVAIVSNNPTESVHAYLTARRLTSYVHPLVGRPEAAPERMKPGPVLARCGAASPARPSTAPGR